ACACAGGCATAGCAAGCCCCCATCCCACAACCCATACGCGATTCCATGGAAATGTAGGCACGAGGGTGGTCATAGAACTTGCTGTTGACGTATTTGAGCATGCCAGGTGCTCCACAGGAATAGATGGCATCAAACTCCTGGTCCATCTGGTCAACGATGGTGGAGACATATCCCTTTGTGCCATAAGATCCATCGTCAGTTGTCACAGTAACATTAGCTACCTGAGAAAGCTCTTCTTCCAAAATGACGGCTTCTTTGGTCGCAAAACCGACAACCACTTCAACTTCCACTCCTTGCTCATGTAGTTGTTTAGCAACTTGGACCAAGGGAGGCACTCCAATCCCGCCACCGATGATCAAAGCACGCGCCCCTTGACCAAGACCTTTTAGGTCAAAGCCATTTCCTTGTGGGCCCATGACACTGAGGAAGCTACCGACAGGCAAGTGAGAAAAGATGGCCGTTCCGCCTCCTTCTACCCGATAGATGA
The Streptococcus parasanguinis genome window above contains:
- a CDS encoding dihydroorotate dehydrogenase electron transfer subunit produces the protein MVSDSCKKRFGKIMMEDMELIAQEEIAPRIFSMVLKGEMVEQMVPGQFLHIRVPDGAKLLRRPISISEIDPDSQTCRLIYRVEGGGTAIFSHLPVGSFLSVMGPQGNGFDLKGLGQGARALIIGGGIGVPPLVQVAKQLHEQGVEVEVVVGFATKEAVILEEELSQVANVTVTTDDGSYGTKGYVSTIVDQMDQEFDAIYSCGAPGMLKYVNSKFYDHPRAYISMESRMGCGMGACYACVVHLENASQAANKRVCEDGPVFETGTIVM